The DNA window GAAGAGCTTCGTTTAGTCCCTGCGGTTGGTAAACCGCCGCCCGCATGGCGCCTTGAACTCTCCGTGAAGAGAGTTGGAAAAAGATATCTGTTTTATGAGCACTGGAAACCTTGCTCCCCCGCGTTTAGGCAATCTGCTAGTGCAGCGCGGGTTTCTTACCGTGGAGCAGTTAGAAACGGCCCTGCGACGACAGAGCCAGCCCGGCAACCGGAAGCTGCTGGGGGAGATTCTCGTTGACCTGGAGCTGTGCTCCGAGGATCAGGTCGTCGAATGCCTGGCCATGGAATACGGCGTGCCGTACGCCAAGCTGGATCCACGCATGATGGATCTTAAAGCGGCCAGCCTGCTGGAACGGGAGTACGTCGAAAAGAACCTGGTGCTGCCGCTGTTCTGCATCCGCGGCGTGCTCACCATCGCCGTCAGCGAACCGGCGAACCTGTTCCTGATCGATGAGCTTGCCAGTCTGACGGAAAAGCAGGTGCAGATCGTCGCCGCCACGGCGAAAGACATCCGGCGGATGATCACCAATCTGCCCAACTCGAAGGTGTTCGTCATCGACGACATCATCGAGGACAGCGACCAGACTGAAGTCACGCTGATTGAAGAAGCGATCGACGACATCGGCGATATCGAAGAAATCGCCGGCCAGTCGCCCGTCATTCGGCTGGTCAACTATGTCATCTTCACCGCCGTCAAAGAAGGCGCCAGCGACATCCATATCGAACCGGCCGAGCGCTGCATGCGCGTCCGCAACCGGATCGACGGCAAGCTGTACAAGGCGCTGGAAGCGCCATTCCATCTGCACAACGCGGTCACCAGCCGTATCAAAATCATGGCCTCACTCGATATCAGCGAACGCCGCCTGCCGCAGGACGGCCGCGTGCATGTGATGCTCGATGGCCGCAAGATCGATTTGCGTATCAGCACTTTCCCGGGACGCTCCGGCGAGAAGACCGTGATTCGCGTACTCGACACCCGCAGCGTTTCGCTCAACCTGCGCGACCTGGGCTTCGCCGAAGACGTCCTCAGCGGGCTGCAGGCCAGTATCCACGCTCCCAATGGAATCGTCCTGGTGACAGGTCCCACGGGCTCGGGCAAATCAACCACGCTCTACGCGGGCCTGAACGAAATCGCCACCATGGCGAACAATGTCTGCACGGTCGAAGATCCGATCGAATACCACCTGCCGCTGATCAACCAGTTCCAGGTGCAGGAACGCGTGGGCCTGACCTTTTCCAAAGCGCTGCGGACCCTGCTGCGGCAAGATCCCGATGTGATCATGCTGGGTGAAATCCGCGACGAGGAAACGGCCCGCACCGCCATCCAGGCCGCTTTGACGGGCCACCTGGTGCTCAGCACGCTGCACACCAACGACGCCGCCTCGGCCATTACCCGCCTGGTGAACATGGGCGTGGAGCCGTACCTCATCAGCGCCGCCCTGAACATGGTGCTGGCCCAGCGACTGTGCCGCCGGGTGTGCGCCCGCTGCAAGCAGGAATACGAACCGCCCCGCACGCTCCGCAAAGCGCTCGAGCGGATGGGTTACGATATCGAAGTTTTCCACCGCGGCGTCGGTTGCCGTCGCTGCCGCAACACGGGCTTCTCGGGCCGAATCGGCGTGCATGAACTGCTCAACGTGACCGATGAACTGCGGGACGCGATCGTCTCAGAAGCCTCCATCGGCGAGCTTCGTCGCATTGCCCTGGCCGACGGCATGATCACCCTCAAGCATGACGGCT is part of the Lignipirellula cremea genome and encodes:
- a CDS encoding GspE/PulE family protein, which codes for MSTGNLAPPRLGNLLVQRGFLTVEQLETALRRQSQPGNRKLLGEILVDLELCSEDQVVECLAMEYGVPYAKLDPRMMDLKAASLLEREYVEKNLVLPLFCIRGVLTIAVSEPANLFLIDELASLTEKQVQIVAATAKDIRRMITNLPNSKVFVIDDIIEDSDQTEVTLIEEAIDDIGDIEEIAGQSPVIRLVNYVIFTAVKEGASDIHIEPAERCMRVRNRIDGKLYKALEAPFHLHNAVTSRIKIMASLDISERRLPQDGRVHVMLDGRKIDLRISTFPGRSGEKTVIRVLDTRSVSLNLRDLGFAEDVLSGLQASIHAPNGIVLVTGPTGSGKSTTLYAGLNEIATMANNVCTVEDPIEYHLPLINQFQVQERVGLTFSKALRTLLRQDPDVIMLGEIRDEETARTAIQAALTGHLVLSTLHTNDAASAITRLVNMGVEPYLISAALNMVLAQRLCRRVCARCKQEYEPPRTLRKALERMGYDIEVFHRGVGCRRCRNTGFSGRIGVHELLNVTDELRDAIVSEASIGELRRIALADGMITLKHDGFRKVREGITTVEEVLHIIGETVERNPARGAKS